The following are encoded in a window of Corythoichthys intestinalis isolate RoL2023-P3 chromosome 8, ASM3026506v1, whole genome shotgun sequence genomic DNA:
- the LOC130920129 gene encoding sterile alpha motif domain-containing protein 3-like, translating to MTLCYCLITDLPERLCQWPAIFVVPSFSFEVEHILSEGNSALMTEGKTTRLTRYQKHNILDVMAAEIYKYKAYPSTIQIAWAAEALVIKHPCLKEKGSKKGYDGWLNSLRFKMGNYRNKLSRAGIKDVAVNAGKRSRFNPEGGASRASIKRPRRGEVNYLPNYPKEKVIRLWKPRGLRWLNSSRGPQQIDMILIHQHMQRTFALRREEIVHSAPPIAELQDRWPALLCEAQLYSEFHRITNQNLPFNFFAALDKYTPQLLKLYKKRKTSSFAQKMEAVLVAYEEQDKNDIGAARTAALAAGLPLYLKEDSSEVFKTCKDDLAAAQEGAVALVAVVNDEKVPAGVPFETQHVMIVLEDQFVMSHRSWADSVVILFGLVYALHLSYPEKLNGFFEFIQVVLLGLDDGRKQLKPKLQALKNELE from the exons ATGACACTGTGTTACTGTCTGATAACAGATTTGCCAGAGCGACTTTGCCAATGgccagccatctttgttgttccAAGTTTCTCATTTGAGGTGGAACATATTCTAAGTGAGGGCAACTCTGCATTGATGACAGAGGGGAAAACTACCAGGTTGACCAGATATCAAAAGCATAACATACTGGATGTTATGGCTGCTGAAATATACAAGTATAAAGCATATCCAAGTACCATTCAGATTGCCTGGGCTGCAGAGGCTCTGGTGATAAAACACCCCTGCCTGAAAGAAAAAGGTTCCAAAAAAGGCTATGATGGTTGGCTCAATAGCCTGCGCTTCAAGATGGGCAACTACAGAAACAAACTTAGCAGGGCTGGCATAAAGGATGTGGCAGTAAATGCAGGGAAGCGCAGCAGGTTCAATCCAGAGGGTGGAGCATCCAGAGCCAGCATCAAAAGACCCAGAAGAGGAGAAGTCAACTACCTGCCCAATTACCCCAAGGAGAAAGTAATCAGACTTTGGAAACCAAGAGGCTTGCGATGGTTGAACAGTTCAAGAGGACCTCAGCAGATAGACATGATTCTCATCCATCAGCATATGCAACGTACCTTTGCACTTCGCCGAGAAGAAATTGTGCATTCTGCTCCTCCCATTGCTGAACTGCAAGATAGATGGCCTGCACTCTTATGTGAAGCACAA cTCTACAGTGAATTCCATAGGATCACCAATCAAAATCTACCATTCAACTTCTTTGCTGCACTGGACAAGTACACGCCCCAGCTACTAAAGCTCTACAAAAAGAGGAAGACCAGCAGTTTTGCTCAGAAGATGGAAGCAGTTTTAGTGGCATATGAGGAACAG GACAAGAATGACATCGGTGCAGCTAGAACAGCGGCCCTGGCGGCTGGCCTACCGCTGTACCTAAAGGAGGACTCCTCAGAAGTGTTCAAAACTTGCAAG GATGATTTGGCAGCAGCCCAGGAGGGGGCAGTGGCTCTGGTGGCAGTGGTGAACGATGAGAAGGTGCCTGCAGGAGTTCCCTTTGAAACTCAGCATGTGATGATTGTTCTTGAGGATCAATTTGTAATGTCTCACAGATCTTGGGCTGATTCAGTTGTAATTTTGTTTGGACTAGTTTATGCCCTCCATTTGAGTTACCCTGAGAAGCTAAATGGCTTCTTCGAATTCATCCAGGTTGTCCTCCTAGGTCTTGATGATGGGAGAAAGCAGCTCAAACCTAAGTTACAGGCGTTGAAAAATGAGCTGGAGTAA
- the LOC130921078 gene encoding zinc finger protein Gfi-1b-like translates to MQHELETKFSNAFTSDGGSPLISAGGIEPLPRSLKQSMARPSSLSFRVMPRSFLVKRGGQHPHQSERREAIDKKEGKRKGHRDSCLGYVTDATHGVDTVAVELLQPVPGDPHYEEKLPGQPMSQVTLDSQKSSGQDVLHHNECDDSKRISAGQECPLCGKHFAHLSSFKRHVYKCHGIRSFTTDGESRTCKDVRAFGCSVCGKVFKRSSTLSTHLLIHSDTRPYACQYCSKRFHQKSDMKKHTFIHTGEKPHVCHICGKGFSQSSNLITHTRKHQGSWPHRCPCCLLCFQEPGDLWQHQCAQR, encoded by the exons ATGCAGCATGAGTTGGAG ACAAAATTCTCCAATGCCTTCACCAGTGATGGGGGCTCACCATTGATAAGCGCAGGGGGAATAGAACCCTTGCCAAGGTCCTTGAAGCAGTCAATGGCCCGACCATCATCATTAAGCTTCAG AGTGATGCCTCGTTCCTTCTTGGTAAAGCGAGGAGGGCAGCAtccccatcagtcagaacgcagAGAGGCCATTGATAAAAAAGAAGGGAAAAGAAAAGGACACCGAGACTCATGCCTGGGGTACGTCACAGATGCCACACACGGTGTTGACACTGTCGCCGTGGAATTGCTACAGCCAGTTCCCGGGGACCCACACTATGAAG AAAAGCTTCCAGGGCAGCCTATGTCTCAGGTGACTTTGGACAGCCAAAAATCATCAGGACAGGACGTCTTGCATCATAATGAATGTGACGACTCAAAGAGAATTTCTGCTGGTCAAGAGTGTCCTCTCTGTGGCAAA CATTTTGCCCATTTGTCCAGTTTTAAGAGGCACGTTTACAAATGTCATGGAATCAGGTCCTTCACAACAGATGGTGAATCACGCACATGCAAG GACGTCAGAGCGTTTGGCTGCAGCGTGTGCGGGAAAGTGTTCAAGCGCTCATCTACATTGTCCACTCACCTGCTCATCCATTCTGACACTCGACCATACGCCTGCCAGTACTGCAGCAAACGGTTCCACCAGAAGTCGGACATGAAGAAGCACACTTTTATACACACGG GTGAGAAGCCCCACGTGTGTCACATATGCGGCAAAGGCTTCAGCCAAAGCTCCAATCTGATCACGCACACCCGCAAGCACCAGGGTAGCTGGCCTCACCGCTGCCCTTGCTGCCTCCTCTGCTTCCAAGAACCAGGGGACCTCTGGCAGCACCAATGCGCCCAACGTTGA